One genomic segment of Culturomica massiliensis includes these proteins:
- a CDS encoding thiamine pyrophosphate-dependent enzyme, whose product MKVAEQLVDMLVAAGVKRIYAVTGDSLNQVNDAVRRNGKIQWIHVRHEETGAFAAGAEAQLHGGLACCAGSSGPGHVHLINGLYDAHRSGASVIAIASTILSEEIGTDYFQETNTIRLFDDCSLFNQLAVTPEQLPRMLQGGMQAAITRKGVAVVGLPGDLAADTTDNLSSSPCVFPVSVRACPSFDELQELADILNNAEKVTLFCGIGAKDAHDELIQLAGLLNAPVAYSFKSKMEIQYDNPNEVGMTGLLGMPSGYESMHEADVLLMLGTDFPYASFMPVHNRIIQIDIRPERLGRRAKIERGLCGDIKTTLQALIPHILPKTNDTFLRKQLARYAEVKKYLSVYVEDKGGENKIHPEYVMSVVNELAARDAVFTVDTGMTCVWGARYLEATGQRKMLGSFNHGTMANAMPQAIGAALAYPGREVVALCGDGGLSMLLGDLSTIVQYKLPVKLIVFNNRALGMVKLEMEVAGLPDWQTDMQNPDFAKMAEAMGMKNFTIRHSEEVASVLGEAFDFDGPVLVNVMTDPNALAMPPQVEWEQMVGMFKSMYKLLLNGKGKEVIDTIRSNYKHIREVL is encoded by the coding sequence ATGAAAGTTGCAGAACAATTGGTAGACATGTTGGTTGCTGCCGGAGTGAAACGGATTTATGCCGTGACCGGCGATAGTTTAAATCAGGTAAACGATGCTGTACGGAGGAACGGTAAGATACAATGGATACATGTACGGCATGAAGAAACCGGGGCCTTTGCAGCCGGAGCGGAAGCACAATTGCACGGTGGTTTGGCTTGTTGTGCGGGGAGCAGCGGTCCTGGTCATGTTCATCTGATAAACGGTTTATACGATGCCCATCGTTCGGGAGCTTCCGTAATAGCTATTGCTTCTACTATTCTATCGGAAGAGATCGGAACGGATTATTTTCAGGAGACAAATACGATCCGGTTGTTTGACGATTGTAGTTTGTTCAATCAATTGGCTGTAACTCCGGAACAACTACCGCGTATGTTGCAGGGAGGAATGCAGGCGGCTATTACCCGGAAAGGAGTTGCCGTAGTCGGTTTACCCGGAGATCTGGCTGCGGATACAACGGATAATTTATCTTCTTCACCTTGTGTATTTCCGGTTTCGGTAAGGGCTTGTCCTTCTTTTGATGAATTACAGGAATTGGCCGATATTTTGAATAATGCGGAGAAAGTGACTCTTTTTTGTGGAATAGGAGCAAAGGACGCTCACGATGAATTGATACAGTTGGCCGGTTTGTTGAATGCTCCGGTTGCTTATTCTTTTAAAAGCAAGATGGAAATTCAGTATGATAATCCGAATGAGGTAGGAATGACAGGGTTGTTGGGTATGCCTTCCGGATATGAAAGTATGCATGAAGCAGACGTATTGCTGATGTTAGGAACAGATTTTCCCTATGCTTCTTTTATGCCGGTACATAACCGGATTATTCAGATAGATATCCGGCCGGAGCGTTTGGGACGTCGTGCTAAAATAGAAAGAGGGTTGTGCGGAGATATAAAAACGACTTTACAGGCATTGATACCGCATATTTTGCCTAAGACCAACGATACTTTTTTACGTAAGCAATTGGCTCGTTATGCCGAAGTAAAAAAGTATCTGAGCGTGTATGTTGAAGATAAGGGAGGAGAGAATAAAATACATCCGGAATACGTCATGTCTGTCGTAAATGAACTGGCAGCCCGGGATGCTGTTTTTACGGTAGATACCGGAATGACTTGTGTTTGGGGAGCGCGCTATCTGGAAGCTACCGGACAACGTAAGATGCTCGGTTCTTTTAATCACGGTACGATGGCGAATGCGATGCCTCAGGCTATCGGGGCAGCTTTAGCTTATCCGGGAAGAGAAGTTGTCGCTCTTTGCGGAGACGGCGGATTGTCGATGTTATTGGGAGATTTAAGTACGATTGTACAGTATAAATTACCGGTGAAATTGATTGTATTCAACAACAGGGCTTTGGGTATGGTGAAATTGGAGATGGAGGTTGCCGGACTACCGGATTGGCAAACGGATATGCAGAATCCGGATTTTGCCAAAATGGCAGAAGCTATGGGAATGAAAAACTTTACCATACGGCACTCTGAAGAGGTTGCTTCTGTTTTGGGAGAGGCGTTTGATTTTGACGGTCCGGTACTCGTAAATGTTATGACAGATCCCAATGCCTTGGCGATGCCTCCGCAGGTCGAATGGGAACAAATGGTAGGGATGTTTAAATCTATGTATAAGCTTTTATTAAATGGTAAAGGCAAGGAAGTCATAGATACCATCCGCTCCAATTACAAACATATCCGGGAAGTTTTATAA
- a CDS encoding response regulator transcription factor has translation MKLLIIEDEKDLSGSIENYLHCEGYICECVYDYATAEEKILLYDYDCVIVDLTLPDGNGLDIVYKLKSRKADAGIIIISARNSTDDKIKGLDIGADDYLAKPFNLSELNARLKSVLRRRNFGGQKEFKYNEIRILPDLHAVFVNENEIEFTRKEYDLLTYLIINRERVLTKEAIVEHLWGDYMGIGADTFDALYTHMRKLRKKLQDAGAEDYIETIYAVGYKFTLKEK, from the coding sequence ATGAAATTACTGATTATAGAAGATGAAAAAGATTTATCGGGTTCCATTGAAAATTATCTTCACTGTGAAGGTTACATCTGTGAATGTGTATACGATTACGCCACTGCAGAAGAAAAAATACTCTTATATGACTATGATTGTGTCATAGTCGATTTGACCCTGCCGGATGGAAACGGCCTGGACATTGTCTACAAACTGAAATCCCGTAAAGCCGATGCCGGTATTATTATTATCTCCGCCCGCAACTCAACCGACGACAAAATCAAAGGCTTGGATATCGGTGCCGATGATTATCTGGCAAAACCGTTCAACCTTTCGGAACTAAACGCCCGATTGAAATCCGTTCTGCGCCGAAGAAATTTCGGTGGACAAAAAGAATTCAAATACAACGAAATCCGGATTCTCCCCGACCTACATGCCGTATTCGTCAACGAAAACGAAATCGAATTTACCCGGAAAGAATACGATTTACTCACTTATCTGATTATCAACCGGGAAAGAGTATTGACAAAAGAAGCCATCGTAGAACATTTGTGGGGAGACTATATGGGTATCGGCGCCGATACCTTCGATGCCTTATATACACACATGCGTAAATTACGTAAAAAACTACAGGATGCAGGAGCAGAAGACTATATAGAAACGATATATGCCGTAGGTTATAAATTCACCCTGAAAGAAAAATGA
- a CDS encoding PepSY-like domain-containing protein, whose amino-acid sequence MSKKLFIFGLILALSAAFTACSDDDGGKGSLASKEEILLKKYPKAANINWKKSNDKKYDIATFTLPKVTPRAMDSNVDTVSVWFGNNDNIRLVDQEISYSELPEAVRQSFEKTKCNPVKGISEQTLINTLYSDAQVWETDDVYKLERDGVVSYKIEMESVQNEVEIDLYYDVQGILLKEVEDDGDREEMPLEIPDAVKDWVARNHANAEIIDYESEKEDGVVEHELDLKEGKIIVEITLVEENGTLKLDEEEYNYPDINALPADIKTEVEKAIAAQSVVTAEDIEDIEMVKEEGAEIYTIEFEKGDDEYELKITRNSDQTITVGDIVLES is encoded by the coding sequence ATGAGCAAAAAATTATTTATTTTCGGTTTAATACTGGCCTTAAGTGCTGCATTTACGGCTTGTAGTGATGATGATGGAGGTAAAGGTTCGCTTGCCAGTAAGGAGGAGATATTGTTGAAAAAGTATCCGAAAGCGGCGAATATCAACTGGAAGAAAAGTAACGATAAAAAATACGATATCGCTACTTTTACTTTACCTAAAGTAACGCCCAGAGCTATGGATTCCAATGTAGATACCGTATCGGTATGGTTTGGGAATAATGACAACATCCGTTTGGTAGATCAGGAAATTTCGTATAGTGAACTACCGGAAGCCGTACGTCAATCTTTTGAGAAAACCAAATGTAATCCGGTAAAGGGAATTTCAGAACAGACATTGATCAATACCTTATATAGCGATGCACAGGTATGGGAAACCGATGATGTTTATAAATTAGAACGTGACGGTGTTGTATCTTATAAGATCGAAATGGAAAGTGTTCAGAATGAGGTGGAAATCGATCTCTATTATGATGTGCAAGGTATATTGCTCAAAGAAGTAGAGGATGACGGGGATCGGGAAGAAATGCCGCTTGAAATCCCGGATGCCGTTAAGGATTGGGTGGCCCGGAATCATGCCAATGCCGAAATTATCGATTATGAATCCGAGAAAGAGGATGGAGTCGTGGAACATGAGTTGGATTTAAAAGAAGGAAAGATAATTGTAGAGATTACTTTGGTGGAAGAAAACGGAACTCTTAAACTGGATGAAGAAGAGTATAACTATCCGGATATAAATGCTCTTCCTGCTGATATAAAAACTGAAGTGGAAAAGGCTATAGCCGCACAATCTGTCGTTACAGCAGAAGATATCGAAGACATTGAGATGGTTAAAGAGGAGGGGGCTGAAATATATACCATCGAATTTGAAAAAGGGGACGATGAGTATGAACTGAAAATTACCAGAAACAGCGATCAGACTATTACAGTCGGGGATATTGTTCTGGAATCCTGA
- a CDS encoding tyrosine-type recombinase/integrase codes for MNMQIFTNEHAVLADSSIHQFLFHCRYEKNLNDKTLNAYATDLRQFIGYIQNMNPCEDIKQVTRDMLKNYFQEISHFKPKTVKRKIASLKAIMNFLEFEDETYVSPFRKMKVKFKEPYVLPAVMTMDEVRKIFQSVYTEHRNNTCTDNYTYKAQVRNIAVMELLFATGVRVSELCNLKCSDIDLQNGLVKVFGKGSKERIIQICQREVLTALKNYFRLFKPVTSFFVNRLGLPLAPQSVRLLIKKYARAARIDKRITPHTFRHTFATLLLEEDVDIKYIQNLLGHSTIATTQIYTHVNAEKQKKILSTKHPRRKMNFDDKQVIAV; via the coding sequence ATGAATATGCAAATCTTTACAAATGAACATGCTGTTCTTGCCGATAGTTCTATACATCAATTTTTGTTTCATTGTCGGTATGAGAAAAATCTGAATGATAAAACTTTGAATGCCTATGCGACGGATTTGAGGCAGTTTATCGGTTATATTCAAAATATGAATCCATGTGAGGATATTAAACAAGTGACCCGGGATATGCTTAAGAATTACTTTCAGGAAATATCCCATTTTAAGCCTAAGACGGTAAAACGTAAGATCGCTTCCTTGAAAGCGATTATGAATTTTCTGGAGTTTGAGGATGAGACATATGTCAGTCCGTTCCGGAAAATGAAGGTAAAATTCAAAGAACCTTATGTTTTGCCTGCCGTAATGACGATGGACGAAGTGAGGAAGATTTTTCAGTCGGTATATACGGAGCACCGGAACAATACATGCACGGATAATTATACTTATAAAGCCCAGGTCCGGAATATTGCCGTTATGGAATTGTTGTTTGCGACCGGAGTACGCGTATCGGAATTGTGTAATTTGAAATGTAGCGATATTGATCTTCAAAACGGTTTGGTAAAAGTTTTCGGGAAGGGGAGTAAGGAACGGATTATTCAAATCTGTCAAAGGGAGGTTTTGACAGCGTTGAAAAATTATTTCAGGTTATTCAAGCCGGTGACTTCATTTTTTGTCAATCGCCTGGGGTTGCCTTTGGCCCCTCAATCCGTGAGATTACTGATAAAAAAATATGCCCGGGCTGCCCGTATCGATAAAAGGATTACGCCGCATACGTTCCGTCATACTTTTGCCACTTTGTTGCTGGAAGAGGATGTTGATATCAAGTATATTCAAAATTTACTCGGACATAGCACTATTGCAACGACACAGATATATACCCATGTGAATGCGGAAAAACAGAAGAAAATACTTTCCACAAAGCATCCCCGAAGAAAAATGAATTTCGATGATAAACAGGTTATTGCTGTGTAA
- a CDS encoding MFS transporter, which yields MIKDKLLSPSFCYILAANFLLFFAFYLLLPVLPFYLKEQFLAGKSMIGFILSCYTVACLCIRPFSGYMLDTFSRKPLYLLSYFIFTVIFGGYMLAGALALFITLRIVHGFAFGMVSVAGNTIVIDILPSSRRGEGLGYYGLANNIAMSFGPMTGLFMHGACSYEVIFTCSLVSGCLGLIMASLVKTPYKQPVKREPISLDRFFLVKGLPAGVSLLLLSIPYGMTTTYVAMYAEEIGIRTSSGLFFTCMAVGLAVSRIFSGRQVDKGRITQVISLGMYLACISFFALSACERLMEWNAGVTSVLFLGIALLQGVAFGTMFPAFNTLFVSLGTNSQRGTATSTYLTSWDVGIGIGLMTGGVVAEAFGGFNHAYLIGGCLTVVSTLFFVVKVAPHFNRNKLR from the coding sequence ATGATAAAGGATAAGCTTCTTTCTCCAAGTTTTTGCTATATTCTTGCTGCTAATTTTTTATTGTTTTTTGCTTTTTATCTGCTTTTACCGGTATTGCCTTTTTATCTGAAAGAACAATTTTTAGCCGGTAAATCCATGATCGGTTTTATACTTTCTTGTTATACCGTAGCTTGCTTGTGTATCCGTCCGTTTTCAGGGTATATGCTGGATACGTTTAGCCGCAAGCCTTTATATTTGTTATCTTATTTTATTTTTACCGTTATTTTCGGTGGGTATATGCTGGCCGGGGCATTGGCTTTATTTATCACTTTACGTATTGTTCACGGTTTTGCTTTCGGTATGGTTTCTGTAGCGGGTAATACGATTGTTATTGATATTTTACCTTCATCGAGACGGGGAGAAGGGCTTGGGTATTACGGGCTTGCTAATAATATTGCGATGAGTTTCGGGCCCATGACCGGTTTATTTATGCACGGTGCCTGTTCCTATGAGGTTATTTTTACCTGTTCACTGGTGTCGGGCTGTTTAGGATTGATTATGGCTTCGTTGGTTAAGACTCCTTATAAACAACCGGTAAAGCGGGAACCTATTTCTCTCGATCGCTTTTTCCTGGTAAAAGGATTGCCTGCCGGAGTTTCTCTTTTGCTGCTTTCTATTCCGTATGGGATGACGACTACCTATGTCGCTATGTATGCAGAGGAAATCGGTATAAGGACCAGTTCGGGACTTTTCTTTACCTGTATGGCGGTGGGTTTGGCTGTATCCCGTATTTTTTCAGGACGGCAAGTGGATAAGGGCCGTATAACTCAGGTTATTTCTTTGGGTATGTATCTGGCGTGTATCAGTTTTTTTGCCCTTTCAGCCTGTGAAAGATTGATGGAATGGAATGCCGGAGTGACATCCGTTTTATTTTTGGGTATAGCCCTTTTGCAAGGTGTGGCTTTTGGAACAATGTTTCCGGCTTTTAATACTTTGTTTGTAAGTTTGGGTACGAACAGTCAACGAGGTACGGCGACATCGACTTATTTGACCAGTTGGGATGTGGGTATAGGCATCGGCTTAATGACCGGGGGTGTTGTGGCGGAGGCTTTCGGAGGTTTCAATCATGCTTACCTGATCGGAGGCTGCCTTACTGTCGTATCTACTTTATTTTTTGTTGTGAAAGTAGCTCCTCATTTTAACCGTAATAAATTGAGGTAG
- a CDS encoding response regulator transcription factor, translating to MTYTKKHYRVVLIEPSAIISAGIQELLKPYKEFEIIAVLADCSHYTERIRNLNPNLIILNPMIIDFKYRHCVEEIFNGKEEIPLVALVYQYIEPEILKHYKAIIDIADDQGKMIRKLSQVVDSNPTTPVTPENELTEREKEILISVAKGMINKEIAEQHHISIHTVITHRKNITRKTGIKSVAGLTVFAILNNLIEMQEVE from the coding sequence ATGACATACACTAAGAAACATTACCGGGTCGTTCTGATTGAGCCTTCAGCCATTATCAGTGCCGGTATCCAGGAATTATTAAAACCGTATAAAGAATTCGAAATCATTGCGGTGTTAGCCGATTGCAGCCATTACACCGAGCGTATCCGGAATTTAAATCCGAATTTAATCATCTTAAACCCGATGATTATCGATTTCAAATACCGGCATTGTGTGGAAGAGATTTTTAACGGGAAAGAAGAAATACCCCTCGTGGCACTCGTCTATCAATACATAGAACCGGAAATTTTAAAACATTACAAAGCCATAATAGACATTGCCGACGATCAGGGGAAAATGATCCGCAAACTATCCCAGGTCGTAGACTCAAATCCCACAACTCCGGTAACACCGGAAAACGAATTGACGGAAAGAGAAAAAGAGATACTGATATCTGTGGCAAAAGGAATGATTAATAAAGAAATCGCCGAACAACATCACATTTCAATTCATACCGTCATCACACACCGTAAAAATATTACCCGGAAAACCGGCATTAAATCGGTGGCCGGCTTAACGGTGTTTGCCATTCTCAATAATCTGATTGAAATGCAGGAAGTCGAATAA
- a CDS encoding sensor histidine kinase: MKLSKIYKRYTLVTLSLVLMIGSLSHYGIITYFIHRSADHTLKEYRENTEHYIREHDTLIISDNPVLSDSRITAVVVDPDIYLEEYFRDTLVYSPYKKETVVFRLLSYTLQTKNDNYMLTLWQATVDTEDVLWAIGVSLLVLFILFALFSLWWTKWFVGNLWHPFYQILEQLKEFDLLNLHTIKVNKCRVDEFNTLNGVLNRMLDRIQKDYISLRELTETTSHELQTPLSIVKARLELLQQNNQNSMKDTELIQSVSSAVDRVIRLNRFMLTIAKINNDQFPAGKLISINNYIDDFLQAYEDMIEMKNLKIQKLHSADLKLYLHPLLAEMLTSNILSNAIRYNIKNGHIRIQTTDSTLSVTNPYNNIIPAGDLFARFNKSGHEKEATGLGLAIVKSICEKNNLDIRIDMTTNEFHIQLKVRQS, from the coding sequence ATGAAACTATCCAAAATATACAAAAGATATACCCTGGTGACACTATCATTGGTACTTATGATCGGTAGTCTCTCACATTACGGTATCATCACCTACTTCATCCACCGTTCTGCCGACCATACACTGAAAGAATACCGGGAAAATACAGAACATTACATCCGGGAACACGACACGCTGATTATCTCCGACAACCCGGTACTCAGCGATAGTCGTATAACAGCCGTAGTCGTAGATCCCGATATTTATCTGGAAGAATATTTCCGTGACACATTGGTGTACAGCCCTTATAAAAAAGAAACGGTAGTTTTTCGTCTTCTGTCTTACACACTACAGACGAAAAACGATAATTATATGCTGACTTTATGGCAAGCTACAGTAGACACCGAAGATGTCCTTTGGGCCATAGGTGTATCCCTGCTGGTTTTATTCATCTTATTTGCTCTGTTCTCCCTCTGGTGGACCAAATGGTTTGTCGGTAACCTTTGGCATCCTTTTTACCAAATATTGGAGCAGTTAAAGGAATTCGACCTGCTCAACCTCCATACAATAAAAGTAAACAAATGCCGGGTTGACGAATTCAACACATTAAATGGCGTATTAAACCGGATGTTGGACCGGATTCAGAAAGACTATATTTCTTTACGTGAATTGACAGAAACGACTTCCCACGAGCTACAAACTCCTCTGTCAATTGTAAAGGCCCGTCTTGAATTATTGCAACAAAACAACCAGAATAGCATGAAAGACACGGAACTGATTCAATCTGTAAGCAGTGCCGTAGACCGTGTCATCCGTCTCAACAGATTTATGCTGACGATTGCAAAAATCAACAACGACCAGTTTCCTGCCGGTAAACTTATCTCCATAAACAATTACATTGACGATTTTTTACAAGCATATGAAGATATGATCGAAATGAAAAACCTGAAAATACAAAAATTACATTCGGCCGATTTAAAACTCTACTTACATCCCCTATTGGCTGAAATGTTAACCTCTAATATACTGTCAAATGCCATCCGGTACAACATCAAAAACGGCCATATCCGGATCCAAACAACCGACTCTACATTATCGGTAACGAATCCCTACAACAATATAATCCCTGCCGGCGACCTTTTCGCCCGGTTCAATAAATCGGGACACGAAAAAGAAGCGACAGGGTTAGGACTCGCAATTGTCAAAAGTATATGTGAAAAGAACAACCTCGATATACGAATCGACATGACGACAAACGAATTTCATATACAACTGAAAGTCAGACAGTCATAG
- a CDS encoding hemerythrin domain-containing protein, with protein MIKPSLYNSDMKMAELILADYKLLLLLPRFQMSLGFGDQTIEEYCKKRNISPVLMVMICNVYSFDHYLPGSEDISKIDIRQLLLYLQRSHTYYLYNRLQNIQENLSEITRELNKQQAQLFDRFFEEYKNEVINHFEYEEKTVFPYILNKQEGKQTSGYNIDIFEQNHTNIEDKLNDLKNIIIKYLPDHSENQKRISLLFDIFSLEEDLGKHTLIEDKILIPLVQKLENGYDIH; from the coding sequence ATGATAAAACCCTCTCTTTACAATAGCGATATGAAAATGGCCGAGTTGATCTTAGCCGATTATAAACTGCTTCTGTTGCTCCCCCGCTTCCAAATGAGCCTCGGGTTCGGTGATCAGACCATAGAAGAATACTGTAAAAAACGTAATATCTCTCCGGTATTGATGGTGATGATATGTAATGTATATTCTTTCGACCATTACTTACCCGGAAGTGAAGATATTTCCAAAATCGACATCCGGCAACTACTGCTTTACTTACAGCGTTCGCATACCTATTATCTATATAACCGTCTTCAAAACATCCAGGAAAATCTTTCGGAGATAACCCGGGAACTCAATAAGCAACAGGCACAACTATTCGACCGCTTTTTTGAAGAATATAAAAATGAAGTAATCAACCACTTCGAATACGAAGAAAAAACAGTTTTCCCCTATATCCTGAACAAACAAGAAGGGAAACAGACAAGCGGTTATAACATCGATATATTCGAACAAAACCACACGAATATAGAAGACAAGCTGAACGATCTGAAAAACATCATCATCAAATATTTACCGGATCATTCGGAAAATCAGAAAAGAATAAGCCTTCTGTTCGACATCTTTTCATTGGAAGAAGATTTGGGAAAACACACCTTGATTGAAGACAAAATACTGATTCCGTTAGTGCAAAAATTGGAAAACGGTTATGACATACACTAA